DNA sequence from the Sulfurimonas sp. HSL3-1 genome:
GCGAACATGCGATCAAACGGATGCACCGGGCGCTCAGTGAATTCACCATCAACGGTATCCGCACGACGATCCCTTTCCATATCAAAATGATGGAGAACGACGACTTCATCTCCAACAACTTCGATACGAAGTACCTCGAGAACTACAAGGGGTGACACTGTCACCCCGACACTCCCTTTAAAAACCTCACACGCTGCTTCTTTTGGCTCTCTATATATAGAAGCATAGTATCGCCGGCCGTTTGCACTCCCGACAACCCTCTCGCTTTTCCAAGAAATTTCGTAAAAATCGAAAATAATGTGATAGTAATTTCAGGTTCGCGAGGAGAGATTTTCGGATAGCGAATGTAATATAACAGTTTTATCACAACTTTTATGCCGAAAAATAGGAATAAAGCCATAAAAATTAAGCTTTTATTTTATAAAAACATTTTTAAACTAAATCGAATATTTTTCTAATTAATATTAGAAACTCTTATATTGTACTATAATGATACTTATATTTCGCATCAGGAAATTTACATGAAAACGAAACCGAGTACAACCCTTCTTAGTTTCTCTGCACTGCTTCTGCTGGCAGGGTCCACCAATGTTTTGGCCGCTTCTAAGACCAACTCATTTATCGTCTCGGCGAACGTACCCGCCGTGTGCAACTTTAACAGTGTCAACGATCTCAGCTTCGGTGATTACGATCCCAACACAGGAACAGGGCTGAGCGCCGAATCGACGTTCAATATCCGCTGTACAAAAAATACAGACTACACGCTCGCACTGGATGCGGGTGGCAACTCCGACAGAACCATGAGCGGCTCAGCGACCAACACCGACACACTGGCGTATGAGCTGTATCAGGACGCTGCACACTCACAGGTATGGGATGCGACGAACACCGTCACCGGCACCGCCACCGGGTTCGCATCAGACATCACTCAAACAGTTTATGGCAATATTCCTTCTAGCCAGGATGTCCTGCCGGACAGCTACACCGACACGGTGACCATTACCGTCAGTTACTAAATCATCAAGGAGTGGGCGAGAGTGAGTAGAGCGTTGCTTGCAGCATTGCTGATCGGCTATACCAGCCTCTGGGCAGGCTTCCAGGTCTACCCCATACGGGTTTATCTTGATCCGGAGACGCCGGTAGCAACGGTCAAGGTCACGAACCAATCCGAGGAGAAGCGCTCTTTCGAAGTAGAAACGATGCGCTGGACCCAGGATGCCAACGGCAGCGACCGCTACGACAAAGACGCCTCCCTGCTGGCGGTGCCCCTGCTCTTTACACTGGAGGGGAAGGCATCCCAGACGGTACGCATTACCGATCTCTCGCCAAACGGGAAGAAAGCGCAATCGGCCTACCGCCTCTTTATCAGCGAACTTCCCGCGAAGCACGCCGAAGAAACGGGAGGGCTGCATATGCTTTTTCGCGTTGCCATCCCCGTCTTTATCACGACCGCCGCTTCGACGGAAACGCTCCTCACCCTAGACACCATCGAGAAATCACCGACAACGTTCAACTGCTGGCTTCGCAACGACTCATCGCATTTTGTCCGAATCAGCAAGCTCTATCTTGTGACAGCAAAAGGGGAGCACGGCGTGCAGGTTGAACCGGCAAAATATCTGCTCCCCGGCAGCAAGGCCTCCTTCAACTTTACGCTCGATCCGGGGTTCACCCCGTCAGCGCTGCACATTTTCCTAGAAGACGGGCAGCGGATTGAACTGGCTATCTAGACCGCTTCCACTCCTATTTTTTCACGCGCTCCTGCTGGCCCAGTCCGACTACCACCGGACCATCATGGACATCGAACTCAACGGCGTGTTGCACGGGAACGTCATCCTGTTTCAGTCCGCCGAGGGGCTTTGCCTCCCGATGGAGTCCTTCCCGGAGCTCTCATCCTCGTCGCTTCCCCCAAAAAACGTCCGCACGGTTGACGGTGTCTCCTGTCTTGCCGTCGATACCCTTGAGGGCGCACATACCCGCCTCGACGAACAAGGCATGCGAGCCCTTGTGACGCTCCCGACGCAGCTGCTCAAAACGCAGACCCTGTCCGGCGAGCATGAACAGCTGCCGGACGTCATGTCCTCAACGGGGTTCTATACGAACTACAATCTCTTTTATCAGCGCGAATCCGACATCTACAGCTACAGCAGCAGCGCCGACGCCCATCTCTTTTCCCCCTACGGGGTCCTGAGCAGCGGCTACTCCTATTTCGGCAGCGATACGGAGGAGAAAGGGGTACGCCTCGATACGCTTTATGTCCTGGACCTTCCCGAAACCATTCAGTCGCTCCGGGTCGGCGACGTCATCGGTGCGCGTACGGAGTGGTCCGGCGGTCTCCGGATAGGCGGGATCCAGCTCGCGCGGAACTTTTCAACACGCCCCGACATGCTGACGATGCCGCTGCCAAGCTACACCTCCTCGGCCAGCCTCCCCTCCGCTGTCGACGCCTACGTCAACGGGAACAAGATCTTCCAAGAGAACGTCACGCCCGGTCCGTTTGAGATCACGGCCCTTCCGACGATCAACGGCCAGGGGGAGCTGACCGTCGTGCTCAAAGACATTACCGGGGTGCAGCGGAGTATGACCATTCCCTTCTACAGCGACACGAGGCTGCTGCGCAAAGGGCTGAGCGACTACGCCTTCGAAGCCGGGTACCTGCGCTATAACTACGGCATCAAAGATTTCGACTACCGCGACTTCGTCACCAGCGGAAGCTACCGCTTCGGGGTGACGGACCGTCTGACAACGGAGGTGAACGGTCTGACCTTCAACGAACGGGCCGGCCGCATGGGAGCGGGTGCGAGCTATCTGCTCTTTGATGCGTTCACCCTCGACGCCGCGGTCGCCGCGTCGATCGACGAGGGCCAAAAAGGGTATTTGGCCAAAACCGGCATCAGCCGACGCACGCAGCGCTACTCCTTCTCGGCACAGTCGCAATGGGCAACGGAGGCCTTTCTCCAGCCGGGCATTCTCGGGAATGCACTCCGACAGCAGACCCTTCTGTTCGCCGGCTACAACACCCCCGCTTTGGGAAGTTTCTCCGCAAGCTATGTCTACCAGAAATACAGCGCCGAGCCCGCGTCGGAAACCGCGTCGCTCAGCTATTCGAAAACCCTCTATCGGCGCCTCTTTTTAAACCTGATGGTGTCGCATACGATCGCGCCCCATGCCGACACCAGCGGACAGCTCCTTTTAAGCCTGCCGCTGGGAGAGCGCACCACCCTCTCCAATACGGACTTCGTCTCCAAAGAGAGTTCGGAGGTCCGGGTAAGTCTGCAGCAGAACCTGCCGACGTCCGATGGGTTCGGCTATACCCTGAGCGCTGCGCGCAACACCGCCTACGAGCATCCGTGGTACGGGGAGGCGCGCGGCAGCTATCAAAACCGCTATGCGCGTTTCGGGGCCGGCGTCGCTTCGGTCAACAACAAGACAGCGTACAGGGCAAGTGCGGAGGGCTCCTTCTCCTACATGGAGGGCCATCTTCACTTCAACCGGTCGACCGACGCGGCCTTCGGTGCCGTCAACGTGGGCAGCGTCAAAGGGGTACGCGTCTATTACCGCAACCTTCTGGTCGGAGAGACCGACGAGGACGGTTACCTCTTCATCCCGTCGCTTCTGCCTTATCAGCGCAACAAAATCACCGTCGACCCCCGCGACATCCCCTTTGATTACAGCCTCGGCAGAAGCGAGATCCACCTTACCCCCTACCTTCACAGCGGTGTCAGCTACGCTTTCGACGTCAAAAAAGTGGAATCGGCGATCCTGCATCTCTTCCGTGCCGGGGGCAAGGCGCTGCCCGTCGGTTCCGAGTGGGTGCTTGACGACGGTGCGACAGGCATCGTCGGCCAGGCGGGTCTGATCTATTTTGAATCGCTCCCGAGGGGGGAGCACACGCTTCGCATCACAAGCGAACAGGAACCCTGCCGGCTGCGCTTCCGTTTTGACGGGGCCCTGCCAAATACGCTACTATCTAATCTTGGAGAATTCACATGCGACGAAGACAACTGAACCCGCTTGGCCCCATCATCGCGGCCGCCCTCGTATTGACGGCCTCTGCCGCGGCCGCCACCTGTTCCGTGAGCTCAACGGGATTGGCGTTCGGATCGTACAACCCCTTCGACCTCGCCAGCGTCACAACGACCGGGACGATCACGATACAGTGTACGACGCTCAAACTCAACGACCGCGTCCAGGCAACGCTGCTGCTCTCAACGGGCAGCAGCAACAGCTACAGCGCAAGAACGATGCAGAACGACGCCGCGGAGACCCTCGCCTACAATATCTATACGAGCAGTAACTATGCTTTGGTCTGGGGAGATGGAAATAGCGGTACGGAAGTCGTCAGCGACAAATTTTTCGCAAAACTTCTCGCACCCGCCACAAAAAATTACACCATGTACGCGCGCATTCCTGCCGGGCAGGATGCCGGTGTCGGCACGTACCAGGACGTCATTACCGTCACGGTCGAATATTAGCCTCAGGGATTCGGCAGGCGGATAACGGTGATCTCGGCGTTCAGGCGGGCACGGTTGAAATAGTCTTTGAGCGTCTGTTCCCGCGCGTCGGCCATCATCTCCTCTTGCACCTGCATCTTCACCGTCTCAAACGGCTGCATGACCGGGAGACTTTTGTTGCGGATATAGAACGAAACGAACCCCCCTTTCGGGTCGGAAAGCATCGGTGTGTACGCGCCGATTTCGGTCTTGATCAGCAGGGCGGCGAGCTGCGGTTCGATCTTGGCATAAGGCAGTGAAGCCTCCTGCATCGTCACCTCGGGAAGCATCAGCATCGGATTCTCCATCTTGCGCTTCAACGCCCCCTGCGCCGACGCGTGATAGACCGTAACGTCAAAGGTTTCGGGATGGGAGAATTTCTCCGAGTGCAGGCGGTAATATTCGCGCATCTCCTCTTCGCCGGGCTCCTCCATGTTCGCCATCGCAACGGCGCTGTAGAGTTTCTGGGTCAGCATCGACTGCTTGAGCTTCGCTTCGAACGCACTGCGGCTGAGATGTTCCGTTTTCCAGACCGCGTCGAAGAGCTGCGCCGTCGTCATGTTGTTCTGCTGCGCGATCTGCGCAACACGCTCCTGCAGCTCTGTCTCGCTGACGCTGAGCTCGCGCTGCGCGATCTCCTGGCTTTCCAGCTTCTCGCGGATCAGGGCATCGACGGCCTGCGCCTGCGTCATTCCGCCCTCCTGCATCTTCTGCGTGATGGCGTAGAGGGTGATCGGCTCCTCCTTGACGAGGATGGCGACACCATCGACCATACGTGCGTATAACGCTACGGTAAAAAGTATGAAAAGCAGTGCTGTTTTTTGCAAAGAGATCTCCTGATTGAAAGGCACCATTTTACCCGTTTTTGTTGAATGGACGCTCTTGCCGCTCTTTTGTCGCTGTGGATGCCCCTCTCTCACGCATCGCCCTGGTCCATCGCAAAAAGCCATGAAAGCCCTCAGGGTTCCACACTTTTCCTACCTCCAAACCGTAATGAGTTATAATGGCGCCAAAAAAAGGCTTGCTTACCATGGTTGTCACCCGCTTCGCCCCCAGCCCGACCGGATACCTGCATATCGGGGGGCTGCGTACCGCGCTCTTCTCCTGGCTCTGGGCCCGCCGCAACGGCGGGAAATTCGTTCTGCGCATCGAGGACACCGACCAAAGCCGCAACAATGAGGCCGCGGCCCAGGCGATCGTGGACGCTTTCGAATGGATCGGCCTCGAACACGACGGCGAGATCCTCTACCAGTCACAGCGCATGGGTGTCTACCAGATGTACATCGACCAGCTCCTCCAGGAGGGCAAGGCGTACAAATGCTACATGAGCAAAGAGGAACTTGACGCCCTGCGCGAAGCACAGCAAGCACGCAAGGAACGCCCGCGCTATGACGGCCGCTACCGCGACTTTACCGGCACCCCGCCCGAAGGCGTCGATCCCGTCATCCGCATCAAAGCCCCGACCGAGGGAAGCATCACCGTCTATGATGGCATCAAGGGCGAGGTCACCTTCAACGTCGACGACATCCTCGACGACTTCATCATCGCCCGCGCCGACGGGACGCCTACGTACAACTTCGTCGTCGCCGTCGACGATGCGCTCATGGGCATCAACGAAGTCATCCGCGGGGACGACCACTTCTCCAATACGCCCAAGCAGCTCGTCGTTTACGAAGCCCTTGGCTTCAAAGCCCCTGCGTTTTACCATGTCCCGATGATCCACAACAGCGAAGGCAAAAAGCTCTCCAAG
Encoded proteins:
- a CDS encoding SurA N-terminal domain-containing protein, with amino-acid sequence MQKTALLFILFTVALYARMVDGVAILVKEEPITLYAITQKMQEGGMTQAQAVDALIREKLESQEIAQRELSVSETELQERVAQIAQQNNMTTAQLFDAVWKTEHLSRSAFEAKLKQSMLTQKLYSAVAMANMEEPGEEEMREYYRLHSEKFSHPETFDVTVYHASAQGALKRKMENPMLMLPEVTMQEASLPYAKIEPQLAALLIKTEIGAYTPMLSDPKGGFVSFYIRNKSLPVMQPFETVKMQVQEEMMADAREQTLKDYFNRARLNAEITVIRLPNP
- a CDS encoding spore coat U domain-containing protein; protein product: MKTKPSTTLLSFSALLLLAGSTNVLAASKTNSFIVSANVPAVCNFNSVNDLSFGDYDPNTGTGLSAESTFNIRCTKNTDYTLALDAGGNSDRTMSGSATNTDTLAYELYQDAAHSQVWDATNTVTGTATGFASDITQTVYGNIPSSQDVLPDSYTDTVTITVSY
- a CDS encoding fimbrial biogenesis chaperone; this encodes MSRALLAALLIGYTSLWAGFQVYPIRVYLDPETPVATVKVTNQSEEKRSFEVETMRWTQDANGSDRYDKDASLLAVPLLFTLEGKASQTVRITDLSPNGKKAQSAYRLFISELPAKHAEETGGLHMLFRVAIPVFITTAASTETLLTLDTIEKSPTTFNCWLRNDSSHFVRISKLYLVTAKGEHGVQVEPAKYLLPGSKASFNFTLDPGFTPSALHIFLEDGQRIELAI
- a CDS encoding spore coat U domain-containing protein — its product is MRRRQLNPLGPIIAAALVLTASAAAATCSVSSTGLAFGSYNPFDLASVTTTGTITIQCTTLKLNDRVQATLLLSTGSSNSYSARTMQNDAAETLAYNIYTSSNYALVWGDGNSGTEVVSDKFFAKLLAPATKNYTMYARIPAGQDAGVGTYQDVITVTVEY
- a CDS encoding fimbria/pilus outer membrane usher protein, with the protein product MDIELNGVLHGNVILFQSAEGLCLPMESFPELSSSSLPPKNVRTVDGVSCLAVDTLEGAHTRLDEQGMRALVTLPTQLLKTQTLSGEHEQLPDVMSSTGFYTNYNLFYQRESDIYSYSSSADAHLFSPYGVLSSGYSYFGSDTEEKGVRLDTLYVLDLPETIQSLRVGDVIGARTEWSGGLRIGGIQLARNFSTRPDMLTMPLPSYTSSASLPSAVDAYVNGNKIFQENVTPGPFEITALPTINGQGELTVVLKDITGVQRSMTIPFYSDTRLLRKGLSDYAFEAGYLRYNYGIKDFDYRDFVTSGSYRFGVTDRLTTEVNGLTFNERAGRMGAGASYLLFDAFTLDAAVAASIDEGQKGYLAKTGISRRTQRYSFSAQSQWATEAFLQPGILGNALRQQTLLFAGYNTPALGSFSASYVYQKYSAEPASETASLSYSKTLYRRLFLNLMVSHTIAPHADTSGQLLLSLPLGERTTLSNTDFVSKESSEVRVSLQQNLPTSDGFGYTLSAARNTAYEHPWYGEARGSYQNRYARFGAGVASVNNKTAYRASAEGSFSYMEGHLHFNRSTDAAFGAVNVGSVKGVRVYYRNLLVGETDEDGYLFIPSLLPYQRNKITVDPRDIPFDYSLGRSEIHLTPYLHSGVSYAFDVKKVESAILHLFRAGGKALPVGSEWVLDDGATGIVGQAGLIYFESLPRGEHTLRITSEQEPCRLRFRFDGALPNTLLSNLGEFTCDEDN
- the gltX gene encoding glutamate--tRNA ligase, which produces MVVTRFAPSPTGYLHIGGLRTALFSWLWARRNGGKFVLRIEDTDQSRNNEAAAQAIVDAFEWIGLEHDGEILYQSQRMGVYQMYIDQLLQEGKAYKCYMSKEELDALREAQQARKERPRYDGRYRDFTGTPPEGVDPVIRIKAPTEGSITVYDGIKGEVTFNVDDILDDFIIARADGTPTYNFVVAVDDALMGINEVIRGDDHFSNTPKQLVVYEALGFKAPAFYHVPMIHNSEGKKLSKRDGATDVMEYKRLGYRPEALLNFLVRLGWSHGDQEIFSMEEMKKLFDPNTINKSASIYNTEKLDWLNAHYIKNLANDALAHELLPFGADLKAHDKKEILLDALKERAKTLVELAEMVKEVLTAPTAYDEKAFKKAVKPDSKAVLEAFAAKVEATPELHLPTDYHALMETVVSEMEIGFGKIGMPLRLALMGKLSGPGVDTIMASIGREETLARIAGLTAQLN